The following are encoded together in the Strongyloides ratti genome assembly S_ratti_ED321, chromosome : 2 genome:
- a CDS encoding TAF5-like RNA polymerase II p300/CBP-associated factor-associated factor 65 kDa subunit 5L, whose translation MSSNEVVSVNPPLDELTLTPENLQSIINLLRKNGLIQTEESLTKEAGHLLKNIGGGDDGQDEEIYLDKVSSEFEGLLDHIQKTPDYLKGDIATLIYPMFVYLFIDMIMDDKANISVTFFEKYKANVPEWYQEQIFTLSRIKSKIQAQNCELVKILCNSKFTVRVSKQCLKNIENLMNLFPMLQKIEKERLKIESYDQGQKHISTLECELGGLLGQSATGEKGDKKYKVLYGTLKEDITDSFASDKKRQKMKEGKENKKKDNIIPAIDRIPLPTLTENMKSDRRAAQKEYQKRCKLGKDQPPTICMYTFLNGRKGVCSVDITEDSQIVGAGLFDSRVYVTSIGDNELKLIKPISELEELDQDDLIKDDDLYDNNHTQKNFYMYGHSAPVYSVNFSPDKKLLLSSSHDNTVRLWCLGIKKNLVVYHTTTPVYQAQFCQRGGYFATACAGNTAMIWSTDRLQPLRIFAEPLSDVTCIDYHPNCSYLIGGSDDRYVRVWDILTGSCVKTFAGHKGSITGVKVSPDGRFIASTSSDGTLIIWDLATSKMIAHQSIESSNSMGAIAFSRDSEVVAVNSPYHGISFYGMEALRHSLLNPSNDTTLVDQRVNPKGFHLYSYATKNTPMLGIHFTRRNLVVGLGAFNQ comes from the exons atgtcttCGAACGAAGTTGTATCAGTTAATCCTCCACTGGACGAGTTAACTTTGACTCCAGAAAATTTAcaaagtattattaatttattaagaaaaaatggtttaata cAAACAGAAGAATCATTAACAAAAGAAGCTggtcatttattaaaaaatattggcGGTGGTGATGATGGTCAAGATGAAGAAATTTATCTAGATAAAGTATCTTCTGAGTTTGAAGGACTTTTAGATCATATACAAAAAACTCCTGACTATTTAAAAGGTGACATTGCCACTCTCATATATCCTATGTttgtttatctttttattgaTATGATTATGGATGATAAAGCAAATATTAGTGTTACTTTTTTTGAGAAATATAAGGCTAATGTTCCAGAATGGTATCAAGAACAAATTTTTACTCTTTCAAggataaaatcaaaaattcaAGCTCAAAATTGTGAacttgttaaaattttatgtaatagTAAATTTACAGTTCGAGTTTCTAAacaatgtttaaaaaatattgaaaatttaatgaatttatttccaatgttacaaaaaatagaaaaagaaagattGAAGATAGAGAGTTATGATCAAGGGCAAAAACATATATCAACACTTGAATGTGAATTAGGTGGTTTGTTGGGACAATCTGCAACAGGTGAAAAAGGtgataaaaaatacaaaGTATTATATGGTACATTAAAAGAGGATATAACAGATAGTTTTGCTTCTGATAAAAAAAGGCAAAAAATGAAAGAAGGAAaagagaataaaaaaaaagataatataatacCTGCAATAGACCGAATTCCATTACCAACATTAACAGAAAATATGAAATCTGATAGAAGGGCTGCTCAAAAAGAATATCAAAAAAGGTGTAAATTAGGTAAAGATCAACCACCTACAATATGTatgtatacatttttaaatggtAGAAAAGGAGTATGTTCTGTTGATATAACAGAGGATTCACAAATTGTTGGAGCAGGACTTTTTGATTCTAGAGTTTATGTAACTTCTATAGGAgataatgaattaaaattaataaaaccaATTTCTGAATTAGAAGAATTAGATCAAgatgatttaataaaagatgatgatttatatgataataatcatacacagaaaaatttttatatgtatggTCACAGTGCTCCAGTTTATTCTGTAAATTTTTCACCAGATAAGAAATTATTGTTATCTAGTTCTCATGATAACACTGTAAGATTATGGTGTTTgggtataaaaaaaaatcttgttGTATATCATACAACTACTCCTGTTTATCAAGCTCAATTTTGTCAACGAGGTGGATATTTTGCTACAGCATGTGCTGGAAATACTGCAATGATATGGAGTACTGATAGACTTCAACCATTGAGAATTTTTGCTGAACCATTATCAGATGTAACATGTATTGATTATCATCCAAATTGTAGTTATTTAATTGGTGGAAGTGATGATAGGTATGTAAGAGTATGGGATATTTTAACTGGAAGTTGTGTAAAAACTTTTGCTGGTCATAAAGGAAGTATAACAGGAGTAAAAGTTTCACCAGATGGAAGGTTTATTGCTTCAACAAGTTCTGATGGAACACTTATTATTTGGGATTTAGCAACAAGTAAAATGATAGCACATCAATCAATAGAATCCAGTAATTCAATGGGTGCTATAGCTTTTTCAAGAGATTCTGAAGTTGTAGCTGTTAATTCACCTTATCATGGTATTAGTTTTTATGGAATGGAAGCTTTACGGCATTCACTTCTTAATCCATCTAATGATACAACTTTAGTAGATCAAAGAGTTAATCCAAAAggttttcatttatattcatATGCAACAAAAAATACACCAATGTTGGGAATTCATTTTACCAGACGAAATTTGGTTGTTGGTCTTGGCGCATTTAATcagtaa